From a region of the Haematobia irritans isolate KBUSLIRL chromosome 4, ASM5000362v1, whole genome shotgun sequence genome:
- the LOC142236088 gene encoding arylalkylamine N-acetyltransferase-like 2: protein MVDNRSNFLEDATIEIRVITQADRKRVYDFLAMYFFPEEPLTYGSEPRDLIVVGEDFLLSNIDYGMCLMAVLKDTNELVGLTMTGPKGPEDADHMQVEADAEGNTKWGNILRFLVQIERESNVFERYTVPKVLNVMATCVDVKMRGRNLGSRLYSAAIDMAKAKGFEVVTADCTSFYSARIKDRLGWDLINVIYYKDFLDANNKQIFCPDPPHECCKTYAVRI, encoded by the coding sequence ATGGTCGACAATCGCAGTAATTTCTTAGAAGATGCCACCATTGAAATTCGTGTAATCACCCAAGCTGATCGCAAGagagtatatgattttttggcTATGTATTTTTTTCCTGAAGAACCTTTGACCTACGGCAGTGAACCTAGAGATCTTATTGTGGTAGGTGAAGACTTTCTATTATCCAACATAGATTATGGTATGTGTTTAATGGCTGTTCTGAAGGATACCAATGAATTGGTGGGTCTTACAATGACTGGTCCCAAAGGTCCTGAAGATGCTGATCATATGCAAGTGGAAGCCGATGCTGAGGGTAATACCAAATGGGGCAACATTCTTAGATTTTTGGTGCAAATCGAACGGGAATCGAACGTCTTTGAAAGATACACTGTACCAAAAGTTTTGAATGTCATGGCCACTTGTGTAGATGTCAAAATGAGAGGACGAAATCTGGGCTCTCGTCTCTACAGTGCAGCCATTGATATGGCCAAGGCCAAAGGTTTTGAGGTAGTGACAGCCGATTGTACGAGTTTCTATTCGGCTCGCATTAAGGATCGTCTCGGATGGGATCTCATTAATGTCATCTATTACAAAGATTTCCTAGATGCGAATAATAAACAAATCTTTTGTCCTGATCCCCCTCATGAATGCTGTAAAACCTATGCTGTTCGTATATGA